DNA from Synechococcus elongatus PCC 6301:
GATGTCTGGTTCCCTGCGGCACCGCTACGGCAGTTTGCGCGACTTTCTGATCGGCATCACTTTCCTGCGCCACGACGGACAGTGGGCTAAGGGTGGGGGCCGTGTCGTCAAAAATGTTGCTGGCTACGACATGATGAAGCTGCTCCATGGTGCTTGGGGCAGCTTGGGATTGATTGGCAAGCTGACCTTTCGCACCTATCCCCTGCCTAATGCCTGGGGCACGATTGCTTGTCAGGGCGATCGCGAGGCGATTTTGCAGCTGCGATCGCAATTGGTTCGCAGTGACCTCACCCCTGTCGCTTTTGATCTGTTGTCGCCCGCTGCTGCCGCAGAACTAGAGCTGCGATCGCAATGGACGGTGTTGCTGCGGTTTGGCTCGGTTGCCGCCAGTGTTCAGGAACAGCAACAGGTAGTTGAGTTGCAGGCAACGCGGTTAGGTTTGGCTGCCATGACTGTCGCTGAGCCGGTTTGGGGTCAACTCAATCAGTCGTTTGAACCGCGATCGCGCTCAGCCACTTTGATCAAGTTCGCCCTGCTACCCAGCCAGTTACCGTGCCTTCTCGCCGAACTGGAGGCGATCGCCCCCACAGCATTGGGGCGAGTTCATGCAGCGAGTGGAGCCGGCTGGCTAGTCTGGCCCGAGGCGGAGCCAACGGTCGAAACCCTGCTGCGGCTGCGGCGCCATTGTGAAGTAGCAGAAGGCTTTTTGTCAGTGCCGGCAGCCTCTGTCAGCCTCAAGCAACAGCTGGATATCTGGGGCTACCCCGGTCAGGGGCTAGCGGTGATGCGGGCGATTAAACGACAATTTGATCCACAGTCCCGGTTAGCCCCCGGACGTTTTCTGGCCGGTCTGGAGGAGTGAGCGTGGCTGAAACTGAAATCCCAATCCCAGCAGCAACGCCCAGCCTCACGGATGCCTGCGTTCACTGCGGCTTTTGCCTCTCGGACTGCCCTAGTTATCGCGTTCTAGGGCGTGAGACGGACTCACCGCGCGGTCGTGTTTACCTGATGGACAGTCTCCAGCAGGGCCGAATTGAGCTGAGCGATACCGTTGTCGAGCATTTTGATACCTGCCTCGGTTGCTTGGCCTGTACGAGTGCTTGCCCATCGGGCGTCCAGTACGACCAACTGATCGAGGAGATGCGTCAGCGGATTGCGCAGGAGCATCGGCGACCCTGGCCTGAGGCAATTTGGCGAAAGCTCTTATTTGCGTTTTTGCCCTACCCAGAGCGACTGCGACCAATTTTGCGCCTTGGTCAGCTTTATCAAAGTTCAGGCTTACAGAACTGGTTGAATCGCCAACCCCTGTTGCAAAAGTTTCCGCAACTCGCAGCGGCTTCGGCGCTTTTGCCACCCCTAAGCCCTGCCAGCTTTCAAGACAACTGGCCGACTCTTTTGCCTGCCTTGGGCGATCGCCGCTATCGGGTCGGTTTACTCTTGGGCTGCGTGCAGCGACTGTTTAATCCAGAAGTCAATGCTGCAGCGATCCGTGTTCTCAGAGCCAACGGCTGTGATGTGGTGATTCCACCTCAGCAAGGTTGTTGCGGAGCTGTTGCTCACCACCAGGGTGAAATGCAACAAGCGCAAGACTTGGCACGAGCGGTGATCCGTAGTTTTGAAGCAGAAAACCTCGATGCAATTTTAGTGACTGCATCCGGTTGTGGTCATACCCTCAAGCATTACGGTGCGATTCTGGCCGACGATCCTGAGTGGTGCGATCGCGCTCAGCAACTAGCCGATCGCGTTCAAGATGTACAGGAGTTTTTAGCGACCGTCGGGCTGACGACTCCCCTGCATCCCCTTCAAGAACAACCGTTGGTGGTCGTCTACCAAGATGCTTGCCACATGCTACATGGGCAAAAAATTCGCAATCAACCACGACAGTTATTGCAACAAATTCCGGGTATTGAGCTGCGAGAACCCGTTGATGCGCAGCTTTGCTGTGGCAGTGCTGGTATTTATAACTTGTTACAACCAGCGATCGCAGCAGAACTCGGTCAGCAAAAAGCGCGATCGCTGGCTGAAACAGGTGCGCAAATGATTGCCTCAGCCAACATTGGCTGCTACGTTCAAATTCGGCATCATTTGCAAGCTCAAAGCAAAGATTTACCTGTTCTGCATCCCTTGCAAATAATTGATCGTGCGATGAATTTTCAAAATCACTAGACTTATTCGGCTTAAATTCGGTTTCTCCGCTAGCCTAAAGATCTAACGCTAATCGCAGACAAGCTGCAATGCGCTGGATAAGACCACGATTTTCTCTTTGGCAACACCCTCAGCGCGCTCTGATTATTGCAGTTCTTTATGGCGCAGCAGGACTGCTTTGGATCCTCTCTACAGATTCCTTACTGCAAACTTGGCTTCGTACCGAGGTTAGTGTTTGGCAGTGGTCAACACTTAAGGAAATTTTCTACTTTTTTCTGTCAGCAGTAGTTCTCTACGTCCTGCTCCGTCAGTGGCAGATTCTCCAAACCCTCTGCCACGCGAATCAGGAACAACGATTACAGCAACTGCTGCATCTTTTGGATGGCAATCCCTGGCCCTTATGGCTGGTGGAACCCCAAACTCTGCGCATCCTCGATCGCAATGCCGCCGCTACCGCTTGGGGAAATGCTGCCTATCTTCAGGAACTCGCCCCGCGCTCGCAACTGCTCAAGCAATGGGCTGAGAACCCAGATGCGCTGCGCCTGAGTCTCGATCTCAAGATTCCGAATGGGCAACTGCGTTCGGTTGGGCTACAGCGCTGCGCTTACCCTGATCCAGGGGCTTGGTTGATTGCCGCCAGGGACTGTGGTGATCTCCAGAGCTGGCAGCAACTGACCCAAGTGGGTTACTGGGAACTCGACGTCCAATCCCAACTGGTTCAGACTTCGCCGCTGGTCAACCGGCTACTGGGGAAACCCTCCGATCAGTGCCTCTTCTCTTGGCAGCAGTGGCTGGAGCACTTTCAACTTAGCGATCGTTTGCGATTGGAGCAAGCGATCGACACGGGAATGCAGACGGGGCGACCCATTCAAGCAACCTATGCCCTCGCGAGTGATTCTCAAGATCGTCAGTTAGTCGAGTTGCGAGCCGTCATCGTCAGGGATCTGGCCGGTAACGTGCGATCGCTGCGGGGGGTCCTTGAACCAAAGCATCAAGCACCACTCACTTCCCTTGAACCCTTGCCCTTATCGCTTGATCATCCGGCTGTCCTCCGTCGCATCTTGGAGGCGATTCCTGACCCGATTTACATCAAAGACTATAGGGGCGAAATCCTGCTGCAAAATCGAGCCTGTCTTGATTTACAACCCTTCGTAATGCCGGAGGTTATTAAACAAGAAGATATTAATGACTTGGCTACGATCGCCTCCGGTTTGCCAATCATTAATGAAGAGTGGACGATCAACCCTGAAAATTGGCCGAGCCAGCATTTTCTGATTAGTAAAGTACCGCTCCGTAATGAGCTTGGGCAAATTCTGGGGCTGTTGGGCATTCGCCGCAATGTCACCCGTTGGCGTCGAGCTGAGCAAGCCCGTAACGCGCTTTCAGATCAGCTAGAGCAGACCCTCGCAGCTGTCAGTGATGGTGTTGTTGTTTTAGATCAAAACTTTGTTGTCCGAGCGCTCAACTCTCAAGCAGCCCAACAACTGAAGAAAACGTCTGAACAGATCATTGGTCGAGTTTTTTGGGATTTATTTCCAGTAGAGCTAGGTGCCACCCTTCAGTCCGAGCTCCAACCACTGCAGCATCAGTCTTCGACAAGAACCTTTGAACTCTGGATTGACCCACTGTCAACCTGTTGGGAGGTAAATGTCCATCGTTCTACAGCTGAAATATCGCTCTATTTTCGTGACATTAGCGATCGCGTGATGAGCCGTCAACTGCTAGAAGAAATGGCGGAGCGTTTTCAACTTGTCACTCGTGCGACGAATGATGCGGTTTGGGATCGCAATCTACTCACTAATGAGATCTGGTATAGCGCTAACTACAGCCGCCTATTTGGGGGAGAAGAAAAAGAGATCACTCAAAAGCTTGTGCAGACTGTCGATTTGCAATGGCGCGATCGCCTCGATCCCGATCAACGCGAGCGAATCATGGCCAGCTTGTCCGGTGCGATCGCTAACGGTTTCAGCACATGGAGTGAGCAATATCGTTTTCTGCGGCAAGATGGCACCTATGCCCATGTCCTCGATCGTGGCTACATTGTTCGGGATGAGAATGGCCGGGCGATTCGGGCAGTTGGTGCCATGCAGGATATCTCTGCGATCGTGGCTGCCAATGAGCAATTGCGGTTGTGGCTAAGAGCTATTGAATCCACCGGAAATAGCATCATTATTGCGGATGCTCAACAACCGGATATGCCAATTATTTATGTCAATCCCGCCTTTGAAAAAATCACAGGCTTTAGTGCTGCTGAAGTGATAGGTCGCAACTTTCGATTTCTCCAAGGGCTCGAAACTCAGCAAGCTGAACTCGAAGAGATGCGCCGAGCCTTGGAGGAAGGGACGTACTGTGAGGTAACGCTACGCAGTTACCGTAAGGACGGCTCACTTTTTTGGAATCAGATTTCTCTTGCGCCCGTTCGAGATCAGAAAGGGCACCTAACCCACATGGTGGCCTCACAAACTGATGTCAGCGAGAGTAAAGCGTTCGAAGAAATGCTACTGCAACAGGCAACCCACGATGC
Protein-coding regions in this window:
- a CDS encoding FAD-binding oxidoreductase; the encoded protein is MPAAATLADWKAASVPDFLAERSRQELARLGNPGWWGPPDLEALAELMQLAAAEGWRILPAGRGTRLDWGGLGHPVDAVISTAACDRLIEHAAADLTVTVEAGMTLGQLQTILAETGQWLPFDPIAGESSSLGALVSTGMSGSLRHRYGSLRDFLIGITFLRHDGQWAKGGGRVVKNVAGYDMMKLLHGAWGSLGLIGKLTFRTYPLPNAWGTIACQGDREAILQLRSQLVRSDLTPVAFDLLSPAAAAELELRSQWTVLLRFGSVAASVQEQQQVVELQATRLGLAAMTVAEPVWGQLNQSFEPRSRSATLIKFALLPSQLPCLLAELEAIAPTALGRVHAASGAGWLVWPEAEPTVETLLRLRRHCEVAEGFLSVPAASVSLKQQLDIWGYPGQGLAVMRAIKRQFDPQSRLAPGRFLAGLEE
- a CDS encoding (Fe-S)-binding protein, which gives rise to MSVAETEIPIPAATPSLTDACVHCGFCLSDCPSYRVLGRETDSPRGRVYLMDSLQQGRIELSDTVVEHFDTCLGCLACTSACPSGVQYDQLIEEMRQRIAQEHRRPWPEAIWRKLLFAFLPYPERLRPILRLGQLYQSSGLQNWLNRQPLLQKFPQLAAASALLPPLSPASFQDNWPTLLPALGDRRYRVGLLLGCVQRLFNPEVNAAAIRVLRANGCDVVIPPQQGCCGAVAHHQGEMQQAQDLARAVIRSFEAENLDAILVTASGCGHTLKHYGAILADDPEWCDRAQQLADRVQDVQEFLATVGLTTPLHPLQEQPLVVVYQDACHMLHGQKIRNQPRQLLQQIPGIELREPVDAQLCCGSAGIYNLLQPAIAAELGQQKARSLAETGAQMIASANIGCYVQIRHHLQAQSKDLPVLHPLQIIDRAMNFQNH
- a CDS encoding GGDEF and EAL domain-containing protein codes for the protein MRWIRPRFSLWQHPQRALIIAVLYGAAGLLWILSTDSLLQTWLRTEVSVWQWSTLKEIFYFFLSAVVLYVLLRQWQILQTLCHANQEQRLQQLLHLLDGNPWPLWLVEPQTLRILDRNAAATAWGNAAYLQELAPRSQLLKQWAENPDALRLSLDLKIPNGQLRSVGLQRCAYPDPGAWLIAARDCGDLQSWQQLTQVGYWELDVQSQLVQTSPLVNRLLGKPSDQCLFSWQQWLEHFQLSDRLRLEQAIDTGMQTGRPIQATYALASDSQDRQLVELRAVIVRDLAGNVRSLRGVLEPKHQAPLTSLEPLPLSLDHPAVLRRILEAIPDPIYIKDYRGEILLQNRACLDLQPFVMPEVIKQEDINDLATIASGLPIINEEWTINPENWPSQHFLISKVPLRNELGQILGLLGIRRNVTRWRRAEQARNALSDQLEQTLAAVSDGVVVLDQNFVVRALNSQAAQQLKKTSEQIIGRVFWDLFPVELGATLQSELQPLQHQSSTRTFELWIDPLSTCWEVNVHRSTAEISLYFRDISDRVMSRQLLEEMAERFQLVTRATNDAVWDRNLLTNEIWYSANYSRLFGGEEKEITQKLVQTVDLQWRDRLDPDQRERIMASLSGAIANGFSTWSEQYRFLRQDGTYAHVLDRGYIVRDENGRAIRAVGAMQDISAIVAANEQLRLWLRAIESTGNSIIIADAQQPDMPIIYVNPAFEKITGFSAAEVIGRNFRFLQGLETQQAELEEMRRALEEGTYCEVTLRSYRKDGSLFWNQISLAPVRDQKGHLTHMVASQTDVSESKAFEEMLLQQATHDALTGLPNRLLFLDRLDQAAARARGGGSPIAVLFIDLDNFKAINDGFSHSEGDAVLQIAAGRLQQCIQEHETVARLSSDEFVILLTDLDVQSKARVKAAMIQSLMAKPFEVMGNPIELTASIGVATFPHDGQSGSELLQAADLAVCAAKQQGKNLWCSFSEAMREQLRSRIDIEKDLRQALIDNSLELYFQPQVDLVTHRLLGFETLVRWNHPERGLVAPGEFIPIAEESDLIDAIGLWVMRAAGLTLRRWIDHEGFTGSLSFNISARQFIRQNIFLKLFDVLQEFQIPPHQLEIELTESSLIESPERFVQWLQEARSMGFQVALDDFGTGYSSLGYLKRLPINALKIDRSFIRDLPHDHDDQAIVQAIVAMAKVLKLRTIAEGVERLEQAAFLEAIGCDAVQGFFYGPPLPEAEALAFLHRSASPGV